CTGCTGATCGAGCTCAAGGACCGGCTCGGCCGTCCCACCGGCGCGGTCCCGGCCCAGCAGCACGCCGTCGCCGCCGGGCCCGCGCCCTGGACCGATCAGCTGCACGCGGCGCTGGTCGGCCTGGGCTTCGCCCCGCGCGAGGCCGAGGACGCCGTCACCGCAGTCACCCCCGAGGCCGAGGCCCAGGCGAAACCCGACATCTCCGCCCTGCTGCGGAGCGCGCTGCAGACCCGCAACCGCACCCGCTGAGCCCCTGCCCCTGCTGCTCCAGAACCCCGCCGCTCCAGAACCCCGCCGCTCCAGAACCCCGCTGCCCAGATCCGCCGAAGGAAGCCCGTGAGCCTGCACGACGACCCCGAAGCCGGCGACCGGCTGGTCACCTCCGCCGCCGACGGTGAGGACCGGGCCGTCGAGGCCGCGCTGCGCCCCAGGGACCTGGACGAGTTCATCGGCCAGGAGCGCGTCCGTGAGCAGCTGTCGCTGGTGCTCCAGGCCGCCCGGCACCGCGCCGCCACCCCGGACCACGTGCTGCTCAGCGGCCCGCCCGGGCTGGGCAAGACCACCCTGTCCATGATCATCGCGGCCGAGATGAACGCCCCGATCCGGATCACCTCCGGGCCGGCGATCCAGCACGCCGGGGACCTCGCCGCGATCCTCTCCTCGCTCACCGAGGGCGAGGTGCTGTTCCTGGACGAGATCCACCGGATGTCCCGGCCCGCCGAGGAGATGCTCTACATGGCGATGGAGGACTTCCGGGTCGACGTCATCGTCGGCAAGGGTCCCGGCGCCACCGCGATCCCGCTGGAGCTGCCGCCGTTCACCCTGGTCGGCGCGACCACCCGGGCCGGACTGCTGCCGCCGCCGCTGCGCGACCGCTTCGGTTTCACCGGTCACATGGAGTTCTACGCCCCGGGCGAACTGGAACGGGTGATACACCGTTCGGCCGGGCTGCTGGACGTCCGGATCGACACCGCCGGGGCCGCCGAGATCGCCGGCCGCTCCCGCGGCACGCCCCGGATCGCCAACCGGCTGCTGCGCCGGGTCCGCGACTTCGCGCAGGTCAGGCATGACGGCGTGGTGAACCGGGAGATCGCCAGGGCCGCGCTGGCGGTCTACGAGGTGGACGAGCGCGGGCTCGACCGGCTGGACCGCGCGGTGCTGCACGCGCTGCTCAAGCTCTTCGGCGGCGGACCGGTCGGCCTGTCCACGCTCGCCGTCGCCGTGGGCGAGGAGTCTGAGACAGTTGAAGAGGTCGCGGAGCCGTTCCTGGTGCGTGAGGGCCTGCTGGCCCGCACCCCCAGGGGCCGGATCGCGACCGCCGCGGCCTGGCAGCACCTGGGCCTCACGCCGCCGCGGATGCCCGGCCAGAGCCAACAGGAAACCCTCCCGGAGGGTTGAGTACAGACTGTTGTGGGTCGGGACTCGCTTTCGCCGGAACTGGGATGACATGCTTGACGTTGTTCCACCAAGGCGTGTGACTTAGACTCCGCCCGCCGCCCTTCCCCGGGGCGGACCGCCCCGAAGACCGGCCGCGACCCCCCTTGCGGCCCTGCAAAGGACCCGTCAGTCGTGAATCCCATCTTTCTCTTCCTCATTCTGGCCTTCGGTGGCCTGATGATCATGTCCACCCGCTCTGGCAAGAAGAAGCAGCAGGCTGCCATCGAGATGCGCAACAAGATGGAGCCGGGAGTCGGGGTTCGCACGATCGGCGGAATGTACGCGCTGGTGAAGTCCGTCACCGAGGAGGCCGTCGAGCTGGAGGTCGCCCCGGGCGTCTACGCGCTCTACGCCAAGAACGCCATCGCGGTGGTCATGGACGGGGTCGAGTACAACCGGATCGTTCACGGCGACGAGGACGAGGAGGACGCGGAGGGGGTCGAGGACGACGCGGACGTCGCGGCGGGCGAGGCCGAGGACGAGGCCGTGGTGCTCGACAAGGCCGAGCAGACCGACGCCGACAGCGCTGCCGACGAAGCCAAGGCCGACGAAGGCAAGGCCGACGGCGACAAGATCGCATTCAGCAAGTAGCGTGCTCCGTACGCCAGTCACAGGTGACTGTGCCTGCGGACGGCCCCACAGGACCGCTGCGTCGTTGCCGCGCCACACCCTGTCCACCGAACCCTCGGTGGTGGTGGCGCACCCCAACCCACGGCATGGACAGAGAGAATCGAGAAGGTGGCCTCACCCAAATCCCGTCCGCGTGACGGATACCCGGGGCGTGCTCTGAGCCTGATTCTGGCGATCGCGGTGGCCCTGGTGGCCATCATGTTCGCCACCGGGTACAAGACGCCGCACCTGGGCATCGACCTCGCCGGTGGCACCAGCGTCACGCTCCAGGCGAAGGCGCCCAAGGGCGACTCGGGAGCGATCAACTCCACGAGCATGAACGAAGCCGTCGCGATCCTGCAGGACCGGGTCAACGGCACCGGCGTGTCCGAGGCGGAGGTGCAGACCGAGGGCAGCAACACCATCGTGGTGACGATCCCGAAGGGGCAGAACTCCCAGCAGGTGCTCGACACCATCGGGACGACCGCCAAGCTGTACTTCCGGCCGGTGGTCGCCAGCGCCCTCTCGGGAGTGCCCGCCAGCGCCGTCACCACGGCCTCTCCGTCCGCCTCGGGTGCGGCCTCCGGCACGCCCGCGCCGTCGGCGTCCAGCACGGCCAAGGCCGTGGCGAACGCCCCGGCCAGCGCCGCGGCCTCGGCGACCAAGACCCAGGGCGACGCGGTCACCGGCGACCTGACCAAGGCCACCGCCTCGGCCAGTGCGAACGCCAGTGACAAGGCCTCGTCCCCGGCCACCAAGCCCGCGGCCGCGGGGGCCACGCCCTCGGCGAGCGCCAAGCCCGGTGCCACGGTGGCGACGACCAACCTCCAGGGCACCCCGCCGGCCGATGTCGCGACTGCCTTCGCGGCGCTGGACTGCTCCAAGCAGGACCAGCGCAATGACCACCAGACGAGCGACAGCGCCGACGCGATCGCCTGCTCGCAGGACACCCAGGCGGGCGGCGGCTACTACACCAAGTACGCGCTCGGCCCGGTGATGGTCGCCGGCACCGACGTCTCCAGCGCCTCGGCCGGGATCAGCACCAGCAACGGCGCCTGGCAGATCAACCTGAACTTCGACAGCAAGGGCACCTCGGAGTTCGCCAAGGCCACCACCACCCTGGTCAAGAACCCGGCCGGCAGCGTGACCAACCAGTTCGCGATCGTCCTCGACGGCCAGGTGGTCTCGGCTCCGGGCGTCAACTCGGCGATCACCGGCGGCCAGGCGCAGATCACCGGCAGCTTCACCCAGCAGCAGGCGGTCAGCCTCGCCAACGTGCTGAACTACGGCGCGCTGCCGCTGACCTTCACCACCCAGGACGTGACCACGGTCTCGCCGCAGCTCGGCGGCAACCAGCTGCAGGCCGGCCTGCTCGCGGGCGCCATCGGCCTCGCCCTGGTCGTGCTCTACTCGCTGGTCTACTACCGCGGCCTCGGCCTGGTCAGCATCGCCGGTCTGGGGATGTCGGCGGTGCTCACCTACTCGATCATGAGCCTGCTGGGCGGGACGATCCACTTCGCCCTGAACCTGCCGGCGGTCTGCGGTGCCATCGTCGCCATCGGTATCACGGCCGACTCGTTCGTCGTCTACTTCGAACGGATCCGGGACGAGGTGCGGACCGGCTCCTCGCTCCGCCCCGCGGTCCGCAACGCCTGGCCCCGCGCCCGGCGCACCATCCTGGTCTCGGACTTCGTGTCCTTCCTGGCCGCCGCGGTGCTGTACTTCTTCACCGTGGACAAGGTGCAGGGCTTCGCCTTCACCCTGGGTCTGACCACCCTGCTCGACGTGGTCGTGATCTTCCTCTTCACCAAGCCGCTGATCACGCTGCTGGCGCGACGGAAGTTCTTCGCCGACGGTCACCCCATGTCCGGGGTCGACCCGAAGCGGCTGGGAGCCCGTCCGCCCATCCGCGGCGGCCGCCGCCGTCCCGCCGAGACCAAGGAGGCCTGACCAGATGTCACGCTTCGGCAACATCGGGCACCGTCTCTACACCGGTGAGGTCAGCTTCGACTTCGTCGGTCGGCGCAAGCTGTGGATGATCATCTCCGGGGTCATCCTGCTCGCCGCCGTGGTCGGCCTGGGCGCCCGCGGCCTGAACCTGGGCATCGAGTTCAAGGGCGGCCAGATCTACACGGTCACCAAGCCCGGACTCACCGTCAGCCAGGCCCAGGACGTCGCCAACAAGATCACCGGTGACAACTCGGCCCTGGTCCAGTCGGCCACGACCAGCACCGGCAAGTCGATCACCATCCAGATCAACGCCGACTCCAACGTCGCGCCGGCCACCGCGATCTCGGACCTGTCCAAGGACCTGTCCATCAACGCCTCGGCGATCAACACCCAGTCGATCGGCGCCAGCTGGGGCAAGGACATCAGCCAGAAGGCGCTGGAAGGCCTGATCGTCTTCCTGATCCTGCTGACGCTGTACCTGGTCTTCGCCTTCGAGTGGCGGTTGGCGGTCGGCGCGCTGGTGGCGCTGCTGCACGACATGGTGATCACCGTCGGCGTGTACGCGCTGCTGGGCTTCACCGTGAGCTCCGGCACCGTGATCGGCTTCCTGACCATCCTCGGGTACTCGCTCTACGACACCGTCGTCGTCTTCGACGGTCTCAAGGACGC
The Streptacidiphilus albus JL83 genome window above contains:
- the yajC gene encoding preprotein translocase subunit YajC, yielding MNPIFLFLILAFGGLMIMSTRSGKKKQQAAIEMRNKMEPGVGVRTIGGMYALVKSVTEEAVELEVAPGVYALYAKNAIAVVMDGVEYNRIVHGDEDEEDAEGVEDDADVAAGEAEDEAVVLDKAEQTDADSAADEAKADEGKADGDKIAFSK
- the ruvB gene encoding Holliday junction branch migration DNA helicase RuvB encodes the protein MSLHDDPEAGDRLVTSAADGEDRAVEAALRPRDLDEFIGQERVREQLSLVLQAARHRAATPDHVLLSGPPGLGKTTLSMIIAAEMNAPIRITSGPAIQHAGDLAAILSSLTEGEVLFLDEIHRMSRPAEEMLYMAMEDFRVDVIVGKGPGATAIPLELPPFTLVGATTRAGLLPPPLRDRFGFTGHMEFYAPGELERVIHRSAGLLDVRIDTAGAAEIAGRSRGTPRIANRLLRRVRDFAQVRHDGVVNREIARAALAVYEVDERGLDRLDRAVLHALLKLFGGGPVGLSTLAVAVGEESETVEEVAEPFLVREGLLARTPRGRIATAAAWQHLGLTPPRMPGQSQQETLPEG
- the secD gene encoding protein translocase subunit SecD, which gives rise to MASPKSRPRDGYPGRALSLILAIAVALVAIMFATGYKTPHLGIDLAGGTSVTLQAKAPKGDSGAINSTSMNEAVAILQDRVNGTGVSEAEVQTEGSNTIVVTIPKGQNSQQVLDTIGTTAKLYFRPVVASALSGVPASAVTTASPSASGAASGTPAPSASSTAKAVANAPASAAASATKTQGDAVTGDLTKATASASANASDKASSPATKPAAAGATPSASAKPGATVATTNLQGTPPADVATAFAALDCSKQDQRNDHQTSDSADAIACSQDTQAGGGYYTKYALGPVMVAGTDVSSASAGISTSNGAWQINLNFDSKGTSEFAKATTTLVKNPAGSVTNQFAIVLDGQVVSAPGVNSAITGGQAQITGSFTQQQAVSLANVLNYGALPLTFTTQDVTTVSPQLGGNQLQAGLLAGAIGLALVVLYSLVYYRGLGLVSIAGLGMSAVLTYSIMSLLGGTIHFALNLPAVCGAIVAIGITADSFVVYFERIRDEVRTGSSLRPAVRNAWPRARRTILVSDFVSFLAAAVLYFFTVDKVQGFAFTLGLTTLLDVVVIFLFTKPLITLLARRKFFADGHPMSGVDPKRLGARPPIRGGRRRPAETKEA
- the secF gene encoding protein translocase subunit SecF, encoding MSRFGNIGHRLYTGEVSFDFVGRRKLWMIISGVILLAAVVGLGARGLNLGIEFKGGQIYTVTKPGLTVSQAQDVANKITGDNSALVQSATTSTGKSITIQINADSNVAPATAISDLSKDLSINASAINTQSIGASWGKDISQKALEGLIVFLILLTLYLVFAFEWRLAVGALVALLHDMVITVGVYALLGFTVSSGTVIGFLTILGYSLYDTVVVFDGLKDATKKLDSQTKMTYSEAANHSLNGTLVRSINTTILALLPVAALLFIGGGLLGAGQLNDISLALFIGLSAGAYSSICVATPLVAWLKEKEPQNIALAERVAKRRASEAKALAEGRTVESQPGDVDVPQDRRGDDDEAGHAVTAGGPRRQPVNRSRSDRRSTGKRN